From Lolium perenne isolate Kyuss_39 chromosome 5, Kyuss_2.0, whole genome shotgun sequence, a single genomic window includes:
- the LOC127299830 gene encoding uncharacterized protein codes for MARRLGVVLALAAVVLLAAAAAATAQSDKGKGPKSPPNGEGPKPKPKPKQVKCNVNRKENPYCFNKKMDCPDDCPETCFASCTEYDCKAVCACDQPGAACGDPRFIGGDGNAFYFHGRKDADFCVVSDRDLHINAHFIGKSGHSGMSRDFTWIQAIAVLFDGHHLYVGARKTGTWDDAVEHLEITLDGEPVHLPADQVDAAKWTSSRVPALSVTRTKAANGVLVALDGKFSVRVNAVPITEEDSRVHRYGVTSDDCLAHLELAFKFDALTDDVHGVVGQTYRSDYVNKLDVRASMPTMGGDASFTASSLFAADCAVARFGTIRSNNEASVMSELAGITCASGMDGQGVVCKK; via the exons ATGGCGAGGCGTCTGGGAGTCGTGCTGGCTTTAGCGGCGGTCGTCCTTCTCGCCGCCGCGGCCGCAGCCACGGCGCAATCAGACAAGGGCAAGGGCCCTAAGAGCCCACCCAATGGGGAGGGCCCGAAGCCGAAGCCCAAGCCGAAGCAGGTCAAGTGCAATGTCAACCGCAAGGAGAACCCCTACTGCTTCAACAAGAAGATGGACTGCCCCGACGACTGCCCTGAAACATGCTTCGCCAGCTGCACCGAATACGACTGCAAAGCTGTTTGCG CGTGCGACCAACCGGGAGCAGCGTGCGGCGACCCACGCTTCATCGGCGGCGACGGCAACGCGTTCTACTTCCACGGCCGCAAGGATGCCGACTTCTGCGTCGTCTCCGACCGCGACCTCCACATCAACGCGCACTTCATCGGCAAGTCCGGCCACAGCGGCATGTCCAGGGACTTCACGTGGATCCAGGCCATCGCCGTGCTCTTCGACGGACACCACCTCTACGTCGGCGCCAGGAAGACCGGCACCTGGGACGACGCCGTCGAACACCTCGAGATCACCCTCGACGGCGAGCCCGTGCACCTCCCAGCTGACCAGGTCGACGCTGCCAAATGGACGTCCAGCCGTGTCCCCGCGTTGTCCGTGACCCGCACCAAGGCGGCCAACGGCGTGCTCGTCGCCCTTGACGGGAAGTTCAGTGTCAGGGTCAACGCCGTGCCCATCACCGAGGAAGACTCAAGGGTGCACCGCTACGGCGTCACCTCCGACGACTGCCTTGCTCACCTCGAGCTCGCCTTCAAGTTCGACGCGCTCACCGACGACGTCCACGGCGTTGTCGGCCAGACGTACCGGTCCGACTACGTCAACAAGCTCGACGTCAGGGcctccatgcccaccatgggaggAGATGCCAGCTTCACCGCTTCCAGCCTGTTCGCGGCGGACTGCGCCGTGGCGCGCTTCGGAACCATCCGTAGCAACAACGAAGCTTCCGTCATGTCGGAGCTCGCTGGGATCACCTGCGCCAGTGGCATGGACGGCCAAGGCGTGGTCTGCAAGAAGTAA